GACTCGGTGCGCCATGTGGAAATCGCTCACAGCGAGGCTTCTATCGGCAATATTCCCGATGCCGATCCCTCAATGTATGTGGTCGTACCCACGGTACTCGATCCGTCAATGGCTCCGGAAGGCAAGCATACGCTGTGGATTGAGTTTTTCGCACCTTATCAGATTGCCGGTGCAGAAGGTACGGGTTTGCATGGTACTGGCTGGACAGATGAACTGAAAAACAAAGTCGCAGACCGCGTGTTAGATAAGCTAGCCGATTATTCGCCGAATCTCAAGCACTCCATTATCGCTCGTGCTGTTGAAAGTCCAGCGGAACTCGGCGATCGCTTGGGCGCTTACAAAGGCAACTACTACCACGTTGATATGACCCTCGACCAAATGGTCTTTTTCCGTCCGTTGCCGGAATTGGCAAACTACAAAACTCCGATTGAAGGGTTATTTCTCAGCGGTGCGGGTACTCATCCAGGCGGTTCTATTTCCGGGATGCCGGGACGCAACTGCGCTCGTGTGTTCCTGCATACTCAGCAGCCAATTGCCCAAAAGCTGAAGGATGCGGGAAATTCTCTCAAATCTACGGTTGAGTCTGTGTTTAAAATTTCGTAGCGATAAATCGGGGCACGGCATTGCCCGTGCCCCTACCAATGGAAGGATTAGGAGATAATTTGAGCTGAGCGATCGCTCGGTAAATCGAGGATAAAGCAGGTCTGACGATCCTTACTTTCCACTCGCAGAGTCCCTTTCAAATGGGCGATTAATCTTTTCACGATCGTCAACCCTAATCCCGTTCCCCCTTGCTTCCACGGGTCATTACTGGGAATGCGGTAAAACTTGTCAAAGATATGCGGAAGTTCGCGTTCCGGAATCTCCACGCCGGAATTGCTGACGCTAAACTGAACGCTCCCTGGCTGACTCTGGACTTTGAATGCGATCGTTTCTGATGCGGGGGTGTACTTGCAGGCGTTTTCTAGTAACTCGCTCAAAATCCTGCCTAGCGTCGTGGGGTCGCAGATGAAGCGAGGGAGGTCGGCAGGAAGGTCAAGGAGCAAGGTTTGCTGGTGGTTTCTGGCTCGCTCTTGAAAAGGTTCTACAATGGGCGGCAGCCATTCCTGGAGCTGAATCGCACTCAGTAATAAAGGGTGAGCGCCTGCATAGAGTTTTTGTAAATCCAGCAGGTCATCAATCAGGCGAATTTCTCGTTCGCACTCGTTCTGTAAAATCTGAAAGTAGCGAGCGACTTTGCTTTGTTGTTCCCTCGGCTTGCCCATTTCGGCAAATAAGGCATAGTCACGATTCAAAGCAATGGACAACATCTGAATCGCCATTTTCATGTTAGAGACTGGTGTGCGTAACTCGTGGGGAACGGTATTGAGAAAGTCATCTTTGAGGCGATTGAGTTTTTCCAGTTCCTCGACTTGCGATCGCGCTGCTTGATGCAGCCGGGCTTGCCGAAGGGCGATCGCGCACTGATTCGCGACCTGTTGCACCAGTCGAATTTCTAGCTCGCTGAAGGCTTCTTGATGGGGCTTAAATAACCATAAATCCCCCAGTACCCCTTGGTCATCAACAATGGGGCAAGCGAGTCTGGTCAGCGCACCTCGACTATCGGGCACCATCTGACAAAATTGGAAATATTTGCCTTGCAGCAGCTGAGAATAACCCTCCCAGAAGTCTGCCATCTGCACTACCTGTCCCTGAGCAGAAGGGATTCCTAGGGTGTATTCGTAGCTGATGGTAGACGTGGTCTGGTCGGCATCGTATAAACCTGTATCGCAGCCATCAATATTCAACCCGACACCTAATTCCCAGACGACAACTTGTAAAATCTGGTTTTCATCAAGGCGATCGCGGACATCGTCGGTGATGCGTTTGAGCAGTGCTTCAAAGTCGAGCGCTTGTTGCAATTGGGCAGTGCGATCGCGTACCTGGCGTTCCAGGTTCGTATTCAGTTGCTGGACTTGCCGATACAGTTCTGATTGCTGAATGCCAATAGATACTTGGATTGCCAATTGCTTGAGCAGATCGATCTCTAGCGGTTCCCAGTGACGCGGTGCCGAACATTGATGAGCTGCAAGTAACCCCCAAAACCGACCGCCATGCATGATGGGAACGCCTAAGGCGGCGTTGACTTGCGACGAGTGGAAAAACTCAGTGATATCTGCTGGAAACCCTACTTGTTGAATGTCATCAATTACTCTAGCGTTCCCCTGCCGATAGAGGGGCATACATTCTCTAAACATGGCTGCGGGTGCGGTATTGCCTAAGAATGAGAGCCAATCTGCATCTACTGATTCAGCCACCACGACGCCATCCCCATTCGGCTCTGTGCGGAAAATCAGTACGCGATCGCTCCCTAGAACTTGTCGAATTTCTGCCACCGTTGTGTTGAGAATTTCCTCTAGGTTGAGCGACTGGCGGATGCGTTCGGTAATCACCCGGATCGCCCATTCCCCTTCCGCCCGCTGCCACAGCGCTTTTTCAGCCCGCTGACGCTTAGCGATCTCCTGTTTGAGTTGCTCGTTAGTTTCCACAAGCTCAGCCGTTCGTTGTTCAACCTGGGTTTCGAGAAGATGGCGATCGCTCTGAAAAGCCGCTTCGTGCTGCTTGCGCTCGGTAATGTCTTGTAACAGCCAGAGCAGTTCTACCACCCGCCCGCTTGAGTCGCGCACTGCTTTAACTTTGAAGGTGGCGGGAAAGCGCGTACCCTG
This portion of the Coleofasciculus sp. FACHB-T130 genome encodes:
- a CDS encoding GAF domain-containing protein, with the translated sequence MKKEIFEQQIEATSQRRKELWQRTEEFPTQDKQLLVESLQEHDQTLEELQVTLEELRSQNEELIASRQTVEIQRQRYQDLFELAPDAYLATNLDAVILEANQAVAHLLNISQEHLLGKPLVIFVTGKALQNFYTNLSQFLATDQVSKWEVEIQTRQGTRFPATFKVKAVRDSSGRVVELLWLLQDITERKQHEAAFQSDRHLLETQVEQRTAELVETNEQLKQEIAKRQRAEKALWQRAEGEWAIRVITERIRQSLNLEEILNTTVAEIRQVLGSDRVLIFRTEPNGDGVVVAESVDADWLSFLGNTAPAAMFRECMPLYRQGNARVIDDIQQVGFPADITEFFHSSQVNAALGVPIMHGGRFWGLLAAHQCSAPRHWEPLEIDLLKQLAIQVSIGIQQSELYRQVQQLNTNLERQVRDRTAQLQQALDFEALLKRITDDVRDRLDENQILQVVVWELGVGLNIDGCDTGLYDADQTTSTISYEYTLGIPSAQGQVVQMADFWEGYSQLLQGKYFQFCQMVPDSRGALTRLACPIVDDQGVLGDLWLFKPHQEAFSELEIRLVQQVANQCAIALRQARLHQAARSQVEELEKLNRLKDDFLNTVPHELRTPVSNMKMAIQMLSIALNRDYALFAEMGKPREQQSKVARYFQILQNECEREIRLIDDLLDLQKLYAGAHPLLLSAIQLQEWLPPIVEPFQERARNHQQTLLLDLPADLPRFICDPTTLGRILSELLENACKYTPASETIAFKVQSQPGSVQFSVSNSGVEIPERELPHIFDKFYRIPSNDPWKQGGTGLGLTIVKRLIAHLKGTLRVESKDRQTCFILDLPSDRSAQIIS